Genomic window (Atribacterota bacterium):
AGAACGATGGTTTCTGTAATTGCAATTGCAATTGCAATTATTTCAGTTGTATTCTTGCGGGGAATGATTGGCGGGTTATTAGATTCTACTTTTGAAAACCATATTCATTATGTAGCAGGTCATATCAGATTGATTGATAAAGAATATGAATTAAAAGAACACATGGTATCACTGAAATACAGTGTAAATGGCTTTGAAGAAGAGGGTTATGAGAGTATAGGAGAAAAATTGTTGCAAATAGAAGGTGTGGATCAAGTGGTTCCTCGCCTGAAGTTTGGAGCTATGGTCAGCCATGAAGATAAAATGATAACAATGATGGGCTGGGGGGTAGACCCGGATGAAGAAATCAGATTTACTGAAATAGATCAACAGATAGTTGAAGGAAGAATGATTAAGCCGGGAGAAAGAGAATTGGTAATGGGTGCCGGTCTGATGGATAAAATCGGGAAAAAGGTCGGAGATAAGGTTACTTTTTTATATAGTACTGCCTTTGACGCTTTTCGAGGGTCAACTTATCAGATTGTTGGAAAGATTGAAAGTAATCTGGATTTATTGAATGATAATTTATTTTTCTTACCCCTGGACCAGGCACAGTCAATACTGGAAATGCCGGGTGAAGTAACGGAATTATTGATTATTACACCAGATTATGATAATACAGCTACAGTTTTATCAGGAATCGAGGATTTCCTTGCCAGTAATGATAATGCAGGAAAATACACCTTACTACTTTGGAATAGGGATTATCAGATGATAGAACTATTTGCAATGGCTCGGACAATTTACAATTTCATTTATATATTTATTATCCTGCTGGCTTGTTTTGTTCTAATAAATACGCTAATTATGATTGTAAATGAAAGAACCAGAGAAATTGGCATGATGAGTGCTCTGGGCTTGAAATCTCAAGAAATACTTTACCTGTTTGCCATGGAAGGCATAATTATCGGTGCCCTGGGAAGTGGTATCGGGGTTATTTTCGGAGGGATTATAACCAAGGTATTCTCTATTGTAGGGATAGATTTTGGGGCAGCCATGGAAGGAATGAATGCAGATTTGATGTTTGAACCTGTATTTTATACTGTTTTCAGCCTGGAAAATTTGATTTTTGCCTTTATTCTGGGTGTTGTGGTAGTCACAATTGCCTGTATTATTCCGGCTAGAATGGCAGCACGGTTGGAACCCAATGAGGCATTAAGATAATCAGATAAATAACATGAAGGGAGATTATTATATGCAAAGAATAGTTAAAAATTTTTTAATCGGGTTATTAATAATAATTATATTTTATTTTTTATCTGGTATTGTATCAGCCCAGATGACTGCTGAAGAAATAATGGAAAAGAGAGATGATAATGAATTTATACATTCAGCCCGGATAGAGGCAACCATGATTATCAGTCAAGGGGGCAGGGAAATTGAAAAAACGATGGAAATGCTTTCATTGGAGAAGGATGCCCTGGTAGAATTTACCAATGCCGCTGATCGCGGTACCAAATATTTAAAAAAGGAAGATAATCTATGGATGTTCTTCCCTGATGCCGAGGATATTGTTAAAATTTCCGGGCATATGTTAGAACAGGGTTTTATGGGGAGTGATTTCTCTTACCAGGAGATGATGGAATCCGACAAACTGACTGAATTATATACATTTACGCTCTTAGAAGAAGAAACTTTTAATGATCGTCCCTGTTATGTTTTGGAAGCCATTGCTGTTCCAGGTCAAAAAGTATCTTATTACCACAGGGTAACCTGGATAGATAAAGAGCGTTTTGTAGGGTTAAAAGAAGAACTTTATGCAGAAAGTGGAAGATTATTGAAGGTAAGCGAGATACAGGAAATTGAAGAAATTGAGGGAAGATGGTTACCGATAAAATCAATCATGGAAAATAAATTGCGTAAAGACACCTATACCCAGTTTGTAATAACTGAGATTGATTTAAATCCTGAATTGGATGAAGATATGTTCAGCCTGCAAAACCTGCGTTAAAAATTATAGTAGTATAAAAAGAAAAATGTAAAGATGTTCTATTGGGTTTATAAATAACACAAAAGAACATCTTTATTATTATTAATATTAAAAATATTTTATTCTAAGCAAAAATAGGGTAATATTGATAATTAATTGAATAAAAATTTTATTTAGATAAAACAGGGAAGGAGAACAATTAGAATGATAAATCTTAGGAGTGATACCCAGACATTACCAACTGCAGAAATGTTAGATGCAATGCGGAATGCACCATTGGGAGATGATGTTTTTGGAGAAGACCCAACTGTAAACAGATTAGAGCAGCTGTCAGCTGAAATATTGGGCAAAGAGGAGGCGCTTTTTGTAGCCAGTGGTACAATGGGAAATTTATGTGCACTAATGAGTCATACACGTCCTGGAGATGAAGTAATATTGGAAGGAGATTCCCACACCTATTATTATGAAGTTGGAGGTTTTTCCGCATTGGCTGGATTATCTCCCAGAATGATACCAGGATTAAATGGTATTATTAATGTAGACCAAATAAAGCAATCTTTAAGACCTAAAGATCTACATTTCCCTCCTACGACATTATTGTGTCTTGAAAACTCTCATAATAGAGGAGGAGGAACAGTCTACCCGGTACAATTGATTGATGAAATTTGTCAGTTTGCTCATGAGGGTGGACTAAAAGTACATATAGATGGTGCACGTATATTTAATGCTGCAGTTTCCCTGAAAGTTGATGTAAAAGAATTAGTTAAAAATGCTGATTCTGTTATGTTTTGTCTTTCGAAGGGGCTTAGTGCTCCAGTTGGTTCGATGCTTGCTGGTAGCAGTAATTTTATCAAGCGGGCTCGAAAAAACAGAAAAATGCTGGGAGGAGGCATGCGCCAGGCAGGAGTGCTTGCAGCTGCTGGTATTATCGCTATCGAAAAGATGGTAGAACGTTTGGCTGATGACCATACTAATGCCCGTTTTCTTGCAGAAGAGTTAAATAAGCTTGATGGATTAAAAATTGACCTGGACACTGTACAGACCAATATGATTTATTGTGATATCAGTCAGTTAAAAGTACAGGTTACTACTTTTTTAGAAATATTAAAAGACAAGGGCATTTTAGTTTCACCTGTTCCGCCAAGCAGGATAAGATTGGTTACTAACAGACATATATCAAGAGAAGATATTAATAAAACAATTGAGGCATTTAAACAGGTAATAGCAGAGAATTGGTAATATTATAATTTTTCATCTTTACTTTATGATAAAATAAATATAACCAGTATAAAAAACAATTATTGTAAAAAATGAATTATTTCTATCTACTTTAGATTATAGATAATAGTATTTTTAAGGTGAGGTGATATCAGAATGATTCAGGAAGATAGAATTGCTTACTTGAATGAGAAGGAAGAGCGGCCAGGACAATATATTATCTACTGGATGCAGGCTTCACAGCGTGTTGAATATAATCAGGCTTTGGAAACGGCAATCAGAATAGCTAATAAGCGTTCATTACCAGTATTGGTTTATTTCGAGTTTACAAAAAATTTTCCTGATGCTAACTTCCGTCATTATTATTTTATGCTGGAAGGCCTGCAGGAAGTTTATAATGAATTGAAAAAAAACAACATTAAAATGATTCTTCATTATCAAGAGGACAACATTACTCCGGATTTACTTAAACTGGCAAAAGATGCAGCTATAGTTGTTACTGATTGCGGTTATTTACATTTTCACCTTGAATGGAGAGAAAAATATGCAGAAGAAATACCATGTCTGATGCTCCAGGTTGAAAGTGATGTTGTTATACCAGTAGAAACTGCTTCAACTAAAGAAGAATTTACTGCGGGTAGTTTCAGGCCAAAAGTAAATAGATTATTATCAGATTATTTAAAGCCAATAGATACTACAGAACCAAAACATTCATCATTAAATTTTGCTATAAAATCATTACCTATAGACGACATTTCCAATTGTCTTGATTATCTGACTGTAGACAGCTCAGTACCGGCTTCTCCAATCTTCCATGGTGGAAATAGTAAAGCCAAAGATTTTTTAAATCAGTTTATCAAGGAAAAAATATATCGTTTTGAATCTTTGCGGAATAACCCATCTGAAGACTATTTATCACATATGAGTCCATATTTGCACTTCGGGCAGATTTCTCCATTATATATTGCATTAAAATTAAAATCAGAGGCACCAGCTGAAGCTTACCGGGTGTATCTGGAAGAATTAATCGTTCGCCGTGAGCTGGCAATAAATTATGTTTATTATAATGCTAACTACGATAAGTTTAAGGGGCTCCCCAGATGGGCAAAGAGTAGTCTGGAAAAACACCAGCACGATACCAGGAAAATTGTTTATTCAATTGCAGAATTAGAACATTCACTGACACATGACCCTTATTGGAATGCTGCTCAGCAGGAAATGGTAATTACAGGAAAAATGCACGGATATATGCGTATGTACTGGGGTAAAAAAATATTAGAATGGAGCACTGCACCTCAAGAAGCCTTTGAAAGGTGTATTTATTTAAATAATAAATATGAACTGGATGGCCGTGACCCTAATGGATATACGGGAATTGCCTGGTGTTTTGGAAAACATGACCGGGCATGGAAGGAACGTCCTATATTTGGTAAAGTGCGCTTTATGAATGACAATGGTTTGAAAAGAAAATTTGATATGGAAAAATATATCCAGAAGGTTCAAGAGCTAAGGAAAAAGTAAAGCAAAATATATTGAATTATAACAGGAGAACAGATATGCTGACTCAGCAGCTGATTGTTATAATAATCCTGATAGCAACTATCATGCTATTTATCTTTGATATATTGCGAGTGGATTTGGTAGCTATTCTATGTATGCTATCATTAGGATGGTCAGGAATATTAGAACCTTTAGAGGTAATTTCAGGTTTTTCCAGTAATGCGGTTATAGCCATGATTGCAGTTATGGTAATAGGTAGCGGGATTTATAAAACAGGTATAATGGAGAAATTTTCCCGTTGGATTATAAAGATTGTCTCCGGAAATAAGCGCAAGTTAATCGTACTGGTATCTCTCTCTGTTGGCTTGATATCGGCTTTTATACAAAACATAGGTGCGGCGGCTCTTTTTTTACCGGTTATAATAATTATTGCCAAAAAAGAGAATTATCATCCATCAGAGTTGATTATGCCCATGGGTTTTGCTGCAATCTTAGGGGGAACACTTACTATGGTAGCCTCAGGTCCTCTAATAATTTTAAATGATTTCCTGAGAAGTGCAGGATTGGAACCGTATAACCTTTTTAGCGTAACCCCGGTTGGACTTTTACTATTATTGACCGGTATTTTATACTTTTATTTTTTAGGACCTTATGTATTACCAAAAAGGGATGTTAAATCAGTTAAACCTGAGCAGGAAATGTTAATAGAATCGTGGCAATTACCCAACCAGGTTCGACATTACTATATAACCGAAAAAAGCCCCCTGGTTGGCAAGACTCCCGAAGCTGCCGGTATATGGGAAAAGTATCAGTTAAATATACTGGCTTTGTCAATGGAAAAAGGTATAGAATATGCCCCCTGGAGAGAGACTCACTTTAAACCGGGTCAAAAACTGGCATTACTTGGAAATGAAGAGAGAGTAAAAGAGTTTGCAGTTTTTTATAATTTGCAATTAATTGAAAAGTCAGATATTTTTCCTGATTTTCAAAATCCCCAAAAAGCCGGGTTTGCCGAATCAATTATCCCTCCCAGGTCTGAATTTGTCGGTAAAACTATACGCCAGTTAGCTATCAGGAAGAATTATCATATAGAGCCAATCATGATTTTCAGCCAGGGGAAAGCAGTGCGGGGTAATTTTTCTGATAGAACATTGGTTGCAGGTGATATTCTAATCTTTCACGGGTTATGGAAAAATATTAATCATTTAAAAGAAACAGGCCAGATTATTGTTTTAACATCTATCAAAACTGAAAGTGAGAAGAAGGGAAAATCATTCCTGGCAATAGCCTGCTTTGCTGCAGGTATTGGATTGGCTCTTGCCGGGTACCCCCTTTCTATTGCACTTCTTACCAGTGCAGTTGTCATGGTATTAACCGGAGTATTGAATATTGAAGAATTCTATCAGGCAATTGACTGGAAAGTGGTATTTTTAATTGCCGGGCTGATTCCACTGGGTATTGCTATGGAAAAAACCGGCACAGCTGCTTTTCTGGCTGAAAAGTTAATGTTTATTATGCAAGGCAAACATCCTGTCCTTATTATTTTTTCAATTGCCCTTATTTCCAC
Coding sequences:
- the ltaE gene encoding low-specificity L-threonine aldolase codes for the protein MINLRSDTQTLPTAEMLDAMRNAPLGDDVFGEDPTVNRLEQLSAEILGKEEALFVASGTMGNLCALMSHTRPGDEVILEGDSHTYYYEVGGFSALAGLSPRMIPGLNGIINVDQIKQSLRPKDLHFPPTTLLCLENSHNRGGGTVYPVQLIDEICQFAHEGGLKVHIDGARIFNAAVSLKVDVKELVKNADSVMFCLSKGLSAPVGSMLAGSSNFIKRARKNRKMLGGGMRQAGVLAAAGIIAIEKMVERLADDHTNARFLAEELNKLDGLKIDLDTVQTNMIYCDISQLKVQVTTFLEILKDKGILVSPVPPSRIRLVTNRHISREDINKTIEAFKQVIAENW
- a CDS encoding outer membrane lipoprotein-sorting protein, with amino-acid sequence MQRIVKNFLIGLLIIIIFYFLSGIVSAQMTAEEIMEKRDDNEFIHSARIEATMIISQGGREIEKTMEMLSLEKDALVEFTNAADRGTKYLKKEDNLWMFFPDAEDIVKISGHMLEQGFMGSDFSYQEMMESDKLTELYTFTLLEEETFNDRPCYVLEAIAVPGQKVSYYHRVTWIDKERFVGLKEELYAESGRLLKVSEIQEIEEIEGRWLPIKSIMENKLRKDTYTQFVITEIDLNPELDEDMFSLQNLR
- a CDS encoding ABC transporter permease; this translates as RTMVSVIAIAIAIISVVFLRGMIGGLLDSTFENHIHYVAGHIRLIDKEYELKEHMVSLKYSVNGFEEEGYESIGEKLLQIEGVDQVVPRLKFGAMVSHEDKMITMMGWGVDPDEEIRFTEIDQQIVEGRMIKPGERELVMGAGLMDKIGKKVGDKVTFLYSTAFDAFRGSTYQIVGKIESNLDLLNDNLFFLPLDQAQSILEMPGEVTELLIITPDYDNTATVLSGIEDFLASNDNAGKYTLLLWNRDYQMIELFAMARTIYNFIYIFIILLACFVLINTLIMIVNERTREIGMMSALGLKSQEILYLFAMEGIIIGALGSGIGVIFGGIITKVFSIVGIDFGAAMEGMNADLMFEPVFYTVFSLENLIFAFILGVVVVTIACIIPARMAARLEPNEALR
- a CDS encoding deoxyribodipyrimidine photo-lyase, which gives rise to MIQEDRIAYLNEKEERPGQYIIYWMQASQRVEYNQALETAIRIANKRSLPVLVYFEFTKNFPDANFRHYYFMLEGLQEVYNELKKNNIKMILHYQEDNITPDLLKLAKDAAIVVTDCGYLHFHLEWREKYAEEIPCLMLQVESDVVIPVETASTKEEFTAGSFRPKVNRLLSDYLKPIDTTEPKHSSLNFAIKSLPIDDISNCLDYLTVDSSVPASPIFHGGNSKAKDFLNQFIKEKIYRFESLRNNPSEDYLSHMSPYLHFGQISPLYIALKLKSEAPAEAYRVYLEELIVRRELAINYVYYNANYDKFKGLPRWAKSSLEKHQHDTRKIVYSIAELEHSLTHDPYWNAAQQEMVITGKMHGYMRMYWGKKILEWSTAPQEAFERCIYLNNKYELDGRDPNGYTGIAWCFGKHDRAWKERPIFGKVRFMNDNGLKRKFDMEKYIQKVQELRKK
- a CDS encoding SLC13 family permease; the encoded protein is MLTQQLIVIIILIATIMLFIFDILRVDLVAILCMLSLGWSGILEPLEVISGFSSNAVIAMIAVMVIGSGIYKTGIMEKFSRWIIKIVSGNKRKLIVLVSLSVGLISAFIQNIGAAALFLPVIIIIAKKENYHPSELIMPMGFAAILGGTLTMVASGPLIILNDFLRSAGLEPYNLFSVTPVGLLLLLTGILYFYFLGPYVLPKRDVKSVKPEQEMLIESWQLPNQVRHYYITEKSPLVGKTPEAAGIWEKYQLNILALSMEKGIEYAPWRETHFKPGQKLALLGNEERVKEFAVFYNLQLIEKSDIFPDFQNPQKAGFAESIIPPRSEFVGKTIRQLAIRKNYHIEPIMIFSQGKAVRGNFSDRTLVAGDILIFHGLWKNINHLKETGQIIVLTSIKTESEKKGKSFLAIACFAAGIGLALAGYPLSIALLTSAVVMVLTGVLNIEEFYQAIDWKVVFLIAGLIPLGIAMEKTGTAAFLAEKLMFIMQGKHPVLIIFSIALISTLFSLFMSNVASTVVLVPLIINLSVLINMDARPLVLLVAVCAANSFILPTHQVNAMLITAGSYENSDYLKAGGIMTFLFLVVVTFVFYFFYF